In Saccharomycodes ludwigii strain NBRC 1722 chromosome III, whole genome shotgun sequence, one DNA window encodes the following:
- a CDS encoding uncharacterized protein (similar to Saccharomyces cerevisiae YMR173W | DDR48 | DNA Damage Responsive), which translates to MNDDNNLYNSPKYVNDYDRDLHNSPDNLTGDIAQGKKYSPKNLTASRDHYDEYDDSNLEQISTPIAASTNRNYSGSKATNKQPVVTSNQDNKTTLYGTNTHPKKSSKNSSDSPLNDTAGYQTSTNKPVVTSNEDNRYGTDNKTTLYGTNTHSKKSSKSSSDSPLNDTAGYQTSTNKPVVTSNEDNRYATDNKTTLYGTNTHPKKSSKNSSDSPLNDTAGYQTSTNKPVVTSNEDNRYATDNKTTLHGTNTHSKKSSKSSSDSPLNDTAGYQTSTNKPVVTSNEDNRYGTDNKTTLYGTNTHSKKSSKSSSDSPLNDTAGYQTSTNKPVVTSNEDNRYGTDNKTTLYGTNTHSRKSSKGPSDSPLNDTAGYQTSTNKPAVTSNEDNRYATDNKNTLQGTNTRSRKSSKGSSDLPLNDTEFSDVGYKTSTKTTTGTFLGEKINIVDAFKSSGRRKSSISSNEISTNRLTTSTSHGTNTISGNDSTTRKLKESIDLNRREFGNCNSLVDPSKPTYSIDNIKTDYSANDKSSVPRSIVNNQNDPENVGDATATASTTGIMNGKIGNQTNKETSIL; encoded by the coding sequence ATGAATGATGATAACAACCTCTACAATTCTCCAAAGTACGTGAATGATTATGATCGTGACTTACATAATTCTCCAGACAATCTAACTGGTGATATTGCTCAAggtaaaaaatattctcCCAAGAATTTGACTGCTAGTCGTGACCATTACGATGAATATGACGATAGTAACTTAGAACAAATCAGTACTCCTATTGCTGCCAGTACTAATAGGAATTACTCTGGTTCTAAAGCAACTAATAAGCAGCCAGTGGTCACCTCCAACCAGGACAATAAGACTACCTTGTATGGTACAAACACTCATCCAAAGAAATCATCTAAAAACTCATCTGATTCGCCTCTTAATGATACTGCTGGCTATCAAACTTCTACTAACAAGCCAGTAGTTACCTCCAACGAGGACAATAGGTATGGTACTGACAATAAGACTACCTTGTATGGTACAAACACTCATTCAAAGAAATCATCTAAAAGCTCATCTGATTCGCCTCTTAATGATACTGCTGGCTATCAAACTTCTACTAACAAGCCAGTAGTTACCTCCAACGAGGACAATAGGTATGCTACTGACAATAAGACTACCTTGTATGGTACAAACACTCATCCAAAGAAATCATCTAAAAACTCATCTGATTCGCCTCTTAATGATACTGCTGGCTATCAAACTTCTACTAACAAGCCAGTAGTTACCTCCAACGAGGACAATAGGTATGCTACTGATAATAAGACTACTTTGCATGGTACAAACACTCATTCAAAGAAATCATCTAAAAGCTCATCTGATTCGCCTCTTAATGATACTGCTGGCTATCAAACTTCTACTAACAAGCCAGTAGTTACCTCCAACGAGGACAATAGGTATGGTACTGACAATAAGACTACCTTGTATGGTACAAACACTCATTCAAAGAAATCATCTAAAAGCTCATCTGATTCGCCTCTTAATGATACTGCTGGCTATCAAACTTCTACTAACAAGCCAGTAGTTACCTCCAACGAGGACAATAGGTATGGTACTGACAATAAGACTACCTTGTATGGTACAAACACTCATTCAAGGAAATCATCTAAAGGCCCATCTGATTCGCCTCTTAATGATACTGCTGGCTATCAAACTTCTACTAACAAGCCAGCAGTTACCTCCAACGAGGACAATAGGTATGCTACTGACAATAAGAATACCTTGCAAGGTACAAATACTCGTTCAAGGAAATCATCTAAAGGCTCATCTGATTTGCCTCTTAATGATACCGAGTTCTCCGATGTTGGTTACAAAACTTCCACAAAGACAACGACTGGTACATTTTTGGGTGAAAAAATCAACATTGTGGATGCCTTTAAAAGTTcaggaagaagaaaatcTAGTATCAGTAGTAATGAAATAAGCACTAATAGATTGACGACATCTACCAGCCATGGAACTAATACTATTTCTGGTAATGATAGTACCACCCGTAAACTTAAGGAATCAATTGATTTAAATAGAAGGGAATTTGGCAATTGTAACAGCTTAGTTGATCCTTCTAAGCCAACTTATAGTATTGATAACATTAAAACTGATTATAGTGCTAATGACAAATCGTCAGTCCCCAGAAGTATTGTCAATAACCAAAACGATCCTGAAAATGTTGGAGATGCTACTGCCACAGCTAGTACAACCGGTATTATGAATGGGAAGATTGGGAACCAAACCAATAAAGAGACCTCTATTTTGTGA
- a CDS encoding uncharacterized protein (similar to Saccharomyces cerevisiae YBR196C-A | putative protein of unknown function), with amino-acid sequence MTEIKQKLTSTSLLLSKSVQTVPISEIQLSNSFIYNTTNTNNIGKDLPFDLKNNSTLLFTQENLYSDTNTNCSTDSTTSSRRSSQISTVSSVFSVDMPTNDVKRFYSKSINNDKKETKGGKQEKYKKNEYYYEKKNNSILPMDLSNITFDTDVGNNNSTTSIDLGQKNLSLNEQRIIKNLLDCLDTQQLLKMIYAAPAVVPSKYDHVDSNDYNQNKRDYTGWLETPSCCNLDRKI; translated from the coding sequence atgactgaaattaaacaaaagttGACCTCAACTTCATTGCTATTATCAAAGTCAGTGCAAACTGTACCCATTTCAGAAATCCAATTGtcaaattcttttatttataataccaCTAATACCAACAACATTGGAAAAGATTTACcttttgatttaaaaaacaattctACTCTACTATTCACCCAGGAAAATCTTTATTCtgatactaatactaaCTGTAGTACTGATAGTACTACTAGCAGTAGAAGATCCAGCCAGATATCCACTGTTTCTTCCGTTTTTAGCGTTGACATGCCAACGAATGATGTAAAACGTTTTTATTCCAAatctattaataatgataagaAGGAAACAAAAGGGGGAAAACaggaaaaatataaaaaaaatgaatactattatgaaaaaaaaaataatagtattcTTCCAATGGATTTATCTAATATTACATTTGATACTGATGTTGGCAATAACAATTCTACGACTTCTATAGATTTGGGTCAAAAAAACTTGTCGTTAAATGAACAAcgaattataaaaaatttactaGATTGCTTAGATACACAAcagttattaaaaatgatatacGCGGCACCAGCTGTGGTTCCGTCAAAGTATGATCACGTTGATTCCAACGATTACAATCAAAACAAAAGGGATTACACTGGCTGGTTAGAAACACCTTCCTGTTGCAATTTAGATAGgaagatataa